Proteins encoded by one window of Nocardia goodfellowii:
- a CDS encoding ABC transporter substrate-binding protein, which translates to MNATDAAAVFKQDLRSLVVEATAAGGIDQARLAESAHVDPNVLTRAITVGYPLPTVESTRAIVTACLALTRPGLMGEQLDAELSGWEQRLHPSPDGQPPDQQQPRPWWGPVWARIRRYPRVGVAIAVTVAVALAAVVIFWPEPESPCVTAGLSLQDGECIGVTDGAFTGFDEASQPVVEQIARQNAEVGENYVTVAIFGPLSQPPAPEQPGFRPGQLDSNQAKQMLIGAATAQARLNTSRVIGDPQPRIRLLLANPGSYQTRWSDPIQELIDTRGDSDQRRRVVAVVALGTSVVPTRDAAKKLSEAKIPIVGAITTADDLNYTNTPGMLRATPTTSDYVAALARHLTAHPPAGPAMVVWDQNSEDRGDLYTGALQKAFRDQLGGWIGDLPDQAFVGATLPGDTWPQIFDAVTINICQSGAAVILYAGRVTDLPAFLESLKARRGCRDRPLTIMSGVAALTVIDRGDHEELRKAGLSIVYAGVTDPHTWPHGQGNPPEGWPPYAEALTAGGYRVTEADGYTCLTHDALLTATRAIRLASPNRVPQSTDVISQLRNINGAYTIPGCSGTLSFTTTSNGAPLGTSIQIVSIPR; encoded by the coding sequence ATGAACGCCACGGACGCCGCGGCCGTGTTCAAGCAGGACCTGCGCAGCCTGGTTGTCGAGGCCACCGCGGCCGGTGGGATCGATCAGGCACGTCTGGCCGAGAGCGCGCATGTCGACCCGAATGTCCTGACGCGCGCCATCACCGTCGGCTACCCCTTGCCTACCGTGGAATCGACTCGCGCGATCGTGACGGCGTGCCTGGCCCTCACTCGCCCCGGCCTGATGGGTGAGCAACTGGACGCCGAGCTGTCCGGCTGGGAACAGAGACTCCATCCAAGCCCGGACGGGCAACCCCCCGACCAGCAGCAGCCGCGCCCGTGGTGGGGCCCGGTCTGGGCCCGAATACGCCGGTATCCACGCGTGGGCGTCGCCATCGCGGTCACCGTCGCCGTCGCGCTGGCCGCAGTGGTCATCTTCTGGCCTGAACCCGAATCTCCCTGTGTCACCGCGGGATTGAGTCTGCAAGACGGTGAGTGCATCGGCGTCACCGACGGTGCGTTCACCGGTTTCGACGAAGCGTCCCAGCCGGTGGTGGAACAGATCGCCCGCCAGAACGCCGAAGTCGGCGAAAACTACGTCACCGTGGCGATTTTCGGCCCGCTGTCGCAACCACCCGCCCCCGAGCAGCCGGGCTTCCGGCCCGGACAGCTGGACAGCAACCAAGCCAAACAAATGCTCATCGGCGCCGCGACCGCCCAGGCGCGGCTCAATACCAGCCGGGTGATCGGCGACCCGCAACCGCGCATCCGGTTGCTGCTGGCCAATCCGGGCAGTTATCAGACCCGCTGGTCCGATCCGATCCAGGAGTTGATCGACACTCGCGGCGATTCCGACCAGCGGCGGCGCGTGGTGGCCGTGGTGGCGCTGGGCACCAGTGTCGTCCCCACCCGTGACGCGGCCAAGAAGCTCTCCGAGGCCAAGATTCCCATCGTCGGCGCGATCACCACCGCCGACGACCTGAACTACACCAATACCCCCGGCATGCTGCGGGCCACCCCGACCACCAGCGACTACGTCGCCGCGCTGGCCAGGCACTTGACCGCGCACCCACCGGCCGGACCCGCGATGGTGGTGTGGGATCAGAACTCCGAAGACCGCGGCGACCTCTACACCGGCGCACTGCAGAAAGCCTTCCGCGACCAACTCGGCGGCTGGATCGGCGATCTGCCCGACCAAGCCTTCGTCGGCGCCACCCTGCCCGGGGACACCTGGCCGCAGATATTCGACGCCGTCACGATCAATATCTGTCAGTCGGGGGCCGCGGTCATCCTCTACGCGGGCCGGGTCACCGACCTCCCGGCGTTCCTGGAATCCCTCAAGGCTCGGCGGGGCTGTCGTGATCGACCACTGACGATCATGAGCGGAGTCGCGGCCTTGACCGTCATCGACCGCGGCGATCACGAGGAACTGCGCAAGGCCGGGCTCTCCATCGTCTACGCCGGGGTCACCGACCCGCACACGTGGCCGCACGGCCAGGGCAATCCGCCCGAAGGCTGGCCGCCCTATGCCGAGGCGCTCACCGCCGGCGGCTACCGGGTCACCGAGGCCGATGGCTACACCTGCCTGACCCATGACGCCTTGCTCACCGCCACCCGGGCGATCCGCCTCGCCTCACCCAACCGCGTCCCCCAGTCCACCGATGTGATCAGCCAGTTGCGAAATATCAACGGGGCCTACACGATCCCCGGGTGCAGCGGCACCCTGTCATTCACCACGACGAGCAACGGAGCACCCCTGGGCACATCGATCCAGATCGTCTCCATTCCCCGTTAG
- a CDS encoding pentapeptide repeat-containing protein: protein MFGRVAKTATTAQGRISKSNKVIRRWAERFGLLPAVLCALVAGIFIAYVAYQVVARYTPTNQAAAAPIDITKVALTIVAGVGGVVALVIAYRRQRDAEQSRFVERFGAAAAQLGATDAAVRIAGVYAMAGAADEADGLRRQQCIDVLCGYLRLPYSPELGGNHQTKHVRKRATGAEAGEDEDHFEYRQNDREVRATIIRVIADHLRPEAEYSWSASHFDFRTAYLEDVDLSRAIFSGTARFDAATFNGDAGFDRAAFHGDAGFDGTTFTGAAWFREAHFRAAAAFGKALFSGTAGFDKATFGGAAWFGRATFGADAWFGEASFGGTARFGGATFGGDAGFGGATISGDTWFDKAVFHGDAGFGGATFGGAARFDEATFRGDAGFGGATFGGAARFGEATFRGDAWFNSAKFRGAAVFAGFAFQGRTSFVAADFGSEPVEFTEPRQWGPPPPEFDWGADGTGKPANVEPRRWPPEVRP from the coding sequence ATGTTCGGCAGGGTAGCCAAGACGGCGACTACGGCGCAGGGGCGAATCAGCAAGAGCAACAAGGTGATCCGGCGATGGGCGGAACGCTTCGGTCTGCTGCCGGCGGTCCTGTGCGCGCTGGTGGCGGGGATCTTCATCGCGTACGTGGCCTACCAGGTGGTGGCCCGGTACACCCCGACCAATCAGGCGGCGGCCGCGCCGATCGACATCACCAAGGTCGCGCTGACCATCGTCGCCGGAGTCGGCGGTGTGGTGGCGTTGGTGATCGCCTATCGCCGCCAGCGTGATGCCGAGCAGAGCCGGTTCGTCGAGCGCTTCGGCGCGGCGGCGGCCCAGCTCGGCGCCACCGACGCCGCGGTGCGCATCGCCGGGGTGTACGCGATGGCCGGCGCGGCCGACGAGGCCGACGGCTTACGCCGGCAGCAATGCATCGATGTGCTCTGCGGCTACCTGCGCCTGCCCTACAGTCCGGAACTCGGCGGCAACCATCAGACCAAGCACGTGCGCAAGCGGGCCACGGGTGCGGAGGCCGGCGAGGACGAGGACCATTTCGAATACCGGCAGAACGACCGCGAAGTCCGGGCGACCATCATTCGGGTGATCGCCGATCACCTGCGGCCGGAGGCCGAATACAGTTGGTCGGCAAGCCATTTCGACTTCCGCACGGCCTACCTGGAGGACGTCGACCTCAGCCGGGCGATATTCTCCGGCACCGCCCGATTCGACGCCGCGACATTCAACGGCGACGCGGGGTTCGACCGCGCCGCCTTCCATGGCGACGCCGGTTTCGACGGCACCACCTTCACCGGCGCGGCCTGGTTCCGGGAAGCGCACTTCCGCGCTGCCGCCGCGTTCGGCAAAGCCTTGTTCAGCGGCACCGCCGGCTTCGACAAGGCGACCTTCGGGGGCGCCGCCTGGTTCGGCAGGGCGACTTTCGGCGCCGACGCCTGGTTCGGCGAAGCGAGCTTCGGCGGCACCGCCCGGTTCGGCGGCGCGACCTTCGGCGGCGACGCGGGGTTCGGCGGCGCGACCATCAGCGGGGATACCTGGTTCGACAAAGCGGTGTTCCACGGCGACGCGGGGTTCGGCGGCGCGACCTTCGGCGGCGCCGCCCGGTTCGACGAAGCGACCTTCCGCGGGGACGCCGGGTTCGGCGGCGCGACCTTCGGGGGCGCCGCCCGGTTCGGCGAGGCGACCTTCCGCGGGGATGCCTGGTTCAACTCGGCGAAGTTCCGGGGCGCGGCCGTGTTCGCCGGGTTCGCCTTCCAGGGTCGAACCAGCTTCGTGGCGGCCGACTTCGGCTCGGAGCCGGTCGAATTCACCGAGCCGCGGCAGTGGGGCCCGCCGCCACCGGAGTTCGACTGGGGTGCGGACGGCACCGGGAAACCGGCCAACGTGGAACCGCGGCGCTGGCCGCCCGAGGTACGCCCCTAA
- a CDS encoding DUF3558 family protein, with product MRKRFTSLLIAVLTLGIGGCATIPGHPVAQHPPALLTWPWDPCTELTPDVVRRMGVDPDTETPTATGRDDSRYCAWRESTSEQSNRLGVQSTTFSFRELEGLNTGTIEITVGDRPALQEKLTASDCKIILPVGARTVFVSAFDGVADSHPSDACTRALTAAKILTTVLPR from the coding sequence GTGCGGAAGAGATTCACATCACTACTGATCGCAGTGCTGACCCTCGGAATCGGCGGGTGCGCCACCATTCCGGGCCATCCCGTGGCGCAGCACCCGCCCGCACTGCTCACTTGGCCGTGGGACCCCTGCACCGAGCTCACCCCCGACGTCGTTCGCCGAATGGGTGTGGACCCGGACACCGAAACTCCCACTGCGACAGGGCGAGACGACTCACGATACTGCGCCTGGCGTGAATCGACGTCGGAGCAGTCGAACCGGTTGGGCGTCCAATCCACCACGTTCTCATTCCGGGAACTCGAGGGCCTCAACACCGGAACCATCGAGATCACCGTGGGAGATCGTCCGGCGCTCCAGGAAAAATTGACCGCTAGCGACTGCAAGATCATCCTCCCGGTCGGCGCCAGGACGGTGTTCGTGTCAGCTTTCGACGGCGTCGCGGACTCGCACCCGTCCGACGCGTGTACCCGCGCACTGACCGCCGCGAAGATCCTGACAACCGTTCTGCCGCGCTGA
- a CDS encoding sugar transferase: MSFELTDNDDLELSRRSRVVPRSERERWQAEYVRRLGATDFAVIAAAVGLAQLIRFGRPAAEPLAWSMPYEVGYTVVSVLLALAWMVFLASGNTRSPQVVGSGTEEYRRLVSATLRLFGLIAIVSLIMHVEFARGYLAIALPLGLFGLMLSRLGWRVHARRRRRESGEYLASVLVVGSPEAAKAMAAAFSEDPASGYRVVGVCIPDGPASTTEYELAASGRNFSVVGDDRSVLQAVRHSRADTVAVTATDYLGPVELRRMAWELDPLGVELIVTPGVVDIAGTRLTNRLVAGMPMLHIAKPQYDRAKSTGKAVFDLCFAGGVLLAIAPALLVIASLVKLTSAGPVFYLSERIGRGGKPFQMIKFRSMYVGAEREAAALIEQHGGNPLTWKLKEDPRITPLGRVIRKFSLDELPQFLNVLRGDMSVVGPRPQVQREVDTYDAEIRRRLLVKPGITGLWQVSGRSDLSPADAIRLDLSYVENWSMVLDLLLIARTIGAVAKGEGAY; this comes from the coding sequence ATGAGCTTCGAGCTCACCGACAACGACGATCTCGAGCTGTCGAGACGCTCTCGGGTCGTGCCACGCTCGGAACGCGAGCGCTGGCAGGCCGAATATGTAAGGCGCTTAGGCGCAACGGATTTCGCCGTGATCGCCGCGGCCGTCGGCTTGGCGCAGCTCATCCGCTTCGGTCGTCCGGCCGCCGAGCCGCTGGCCTGGTCGATGCCCTACGAAGTCGGCTACACCGTGGTTTCGGTGCTGCTGGCGCTGGCCTGGATGGTGTTTCTGGCCAGCGGCAACACCCGATCGCCGCAGGTGGTCGGGAGCGGCACCGAGGAATACCGGCGGTTGGTGTCGGCGACGCTGCGGCTGTTCGGGCTGATCGCGATCGTGTCGCTGATCATGCATGTCGAATTCGCCCGCGGATATCTGGCAATCGCGCTGCCGCTCGGCTTGTTCGGGTTGATGCTCAGCCGGCTGGGCTGGCGGGTGCACGCACGCCGGCGGCGGCGGGAATCCGGGGAGTATCTCGCCTCCGTGCTGGTGGTCGGTTCGCCGGAAGCCGCGAAGGCCATGGCGGCCGCGTTCTCCGAGGATCCAGCGTCCGGCTATCGCGTTGTCGGCGTGTGCATCCCGGACGGCCCGGCCTCCACCACCGAATACGAACTCGCGGCCTCCGGCCGGAACTTCTCGGTGGTCGGGGACGACCGATCGGTGCTGCAAGCGGTGCGGCACAGCCGTGCCGACACCGTAGCGGTCACCGCCACCGACTACCTCGGTCCCGTCGAATTGCGGCGGATGGCATGGGAACTCGATCCGCTCGGGGTCGAACTCATCGTCACCCCCGGCGTCGTCGACATCGCCGGCACCCGGCTCACCAACCGGCTCGTCGCGGGCATGCCGATGCTGCACATCGCCAAACCGCAATACGACCGCGCCAAGTCGACCGGCAAGGCGGTGTTCGACCTCTGCTTCGCGGGCGGCGTGCTCCTGGCCATCGCCCCGGCGCTGCTCGTCATCGCCTCGCTGGTGAAGCTGACCAGCGCGGGTCCGGTGTTCTATCTGTCGGAGCGAATCGGCCGGGGCGGCAAGCCCTTCCAGATGATCAAGTTCCGCAGCATGTACGTCGGAGCCGAGCGCGAGGCCGCGGCACTCATCGAGCAGCACGGCGGCAACCCGCTGACCTGGAAGCTGAAGGAAGACCCACGGATCACCCCGCTCGGCCGGGTGATCCGCAAGTTCAGTCTGGACGAGCTGCCGCAGTTCCTGAATGTGCTGCGCGGGGACATGAGCGTCGTCGGGCCGCGCCCGCAAGTTCAGCGTGAGGTCGACACCTACGACGCGGAGATCCGCCGCAGATTACTGGTGAAGCCCGGCATCACCGGACTGTGGCAGGTCAGCGGTCGGTCCGACCTGAGCCCGGCGGACGCGATCCGGCTGGACCTGTCCTATGTCGAGAACTGGTCGATGGTGCTGGATCTGCTGCTCATCGCCCGGACGATCGGCGCGGTCGCGAAGGGGGAGGGAGCGTACTGA
- a CDS encoding class I SAM-dependent methyltransferase — translation MRCRLCDSERLSSVLDLGATPPCEKFLTAAELDLPEQTYPLHLRLCADCLLLQIPALITPEETFTEYAYFASYSESWVRHAESFVAQAITKLGLDADSFVVEAASNDGYLLRHMVAAGVPCLGIEPSVNVGAAARAAGVPTETAFLDEDSAAKVRYAHGPANLVVANNVYAHVPDLRGFTRSLRLLMADDGWLSIEVHHAYNLIRLGQFDTIYHEHFQYYTVLAAQRALATAGLTVVDVELLGTHGGSIRLWARPEAVAEPASSVEEVLGMERAAGLHSPAGYSGLAPHAEQVRQDVLRFLLDMRAAGKRVVGYGAPGKGNTLLNYCGIRPDLLDYTVDRNPYKHGKFTPGTRIPIHPPERIEADRPDVVLVLPWNLEAEITAQLRHIGDWGGELVYPLPTVHHADLSVDADQSTGAGSTGHTRFPGREQR, via the coding sequence ATGCGTTGTCGACTGTGCGATTCCGAGCGGTTGTCGAGCGTTCTCGATCTCGGAGCCACACCGCCGTGTGAAAAATTCTTGACGGCGGCGGAACTCGATCTCCCCGAGCAGACCTACCCACTACACCTGCGCCTCTGCGCGGATTGCCTGTTATTGCAGATCCCCGCGCTGATCACGCCCGAGGAAACATTTACCGAGTACGCCTATTTCGCGTCGTATTCGGAAAGCTGGGTGCGGCATGCCGAGTCTTTCGTCGCGCAAGCCATCACGAAACTCGGACTCGACGCCGACTCCTTCGTGGTCGAGGCCGCCAGCAACGACGGCTATCTGCTGCGGCATATGGTGGCGGCCGGCGTTCCGTGTTTGGGCATCGAGCCCTCGGTGAACGTGGGCGCAGCCGCCCGCGCGGCGGGCGTGCCCACCGAAACCGCCTTCCTGGACGAGGATTCGGCCGCCAAGGTGCGCTACGCGCACGGCCCGGCGAATCTGGTGGTCGCCAACAATGTCTACGCCCACGTGCCCGACCTGCGCGGATTCACCCGGTCACTGCGCCTGCTGATGGCCGACGACGGCTGGCTCTCGATCGAGGTGCACCACGCCTACAACCTGATCCGGCTCGGGCAGTTCGACACCATCTATCACGAGCATTTCCAGTACTACACGGTGCTAGCGGCGCAGCGCGCGCTGGCGACCGCCGGCCTGACCGTCGTGGACGTGGAACTGCTGGGCACCCATGGCGGTTCGATCCGGCTCTGGGCGCGACCGGAAGCGGTGGCGGAACCCGCTTCGTCCGTCGAGGAAGTGCTCGGGATGGAGCGCGCCGCCGGGTTGCACTCGCCCGCAGGATATTCCGGCTTGGCGCCGCACGCCGAGCAGGTCCGGCAGGATGTGCTGCGCTTTCTGCTCGACATGCGCGCCGCGGGCAAACGAGTCGTGGGTTACGGCGCGCCCGGCAAGGGCAACACTCTGCTCAACTATTGCGGCATCCGGCCCGATCTGCTGGACTACACAGTTGACCGAAACCCTTACAAGCACGGCAAATTCACGCCCGGCACGCGGATTCCGATCCACCCGCCGGAGCGAATCGAAGCGGACCGGCCCGATGTGGTGCTGGTGTTGCCGTGGAATCTGGAAGCCGAGATCACCGCGCAGCTGCGGCACATCGGTGACTGGGGCGGCGAGCTCGTCTATCCGCTGCCCACCGTGCATCACGCGGACCTGTCGGTCGATGCGGACCAATCCACCGGTGCGGGGTCCACCGGACACACCCGATTCCCGGGGAGGGAACAGCGATGA
- a CDS encoding glucose-1-phosphate cytidylyltransferase: MKVVLFCGGYGMRMRDGSDLMPKPMQLVGPRPLLWHVMRYYAHYGHKEFILCLGYGATHIKNFFRTYDESVSNDFVIRDGQVELLREDISDWSITFVDTGVESAIGERLRRVRTYLDGDEKFLANYADVLTDAPLDTMIDAFEASGAAASMMVVPPQQSFHCVDVTPAGEVKDIMPVSRMPLWENGGYFVLTQEVFDLLPPGGDLVADACGALAGQGRLFGYQHLGFWKPADTFKERAELDDAYRTGKRPWMVWEQHR, from the coding sequence ATGAAGGTAGTACTTTTCTGCGGCGGCTACGGCATGCGGATGCGCGACGGCTCCGACCTGATGCCCAAGCCTATGCAACTGGTCGGTCCGCGGCCACTGCTGTGGCATGTGATGCGCTACTACGCGCACTACGGGCACAAGGAGTTCATCCTGTGCCTGGGATACGGCGCCACCCACATCAAGAACTTCTTCCGCACCTACGACGAGTCGGTGTCCAACGATTTCGTCATCCGCGACGGCCAGGTGGAACTGCTGCGCGAGGACATCAGCGACTGGTCGATCACCTTTGTCGACACCGGCGTGGAATCGGCTATCGGCGAACGACTCCGGCGCGTGCGCACCTACCTCGACGGCGACGAGAAGTTCCTGGCCAACTACGCCGACGTGCTCACCGACGCGCCGCTGGACACGATGATCGACGCGTTCGAGGCCTCCGGCGCGGCCGCCTCGATGATGGTGGTGCCGCCGCAGCAGTCGTTCCACTGCGTGGACGTCACCCCGGCCGGTGAGGTCAAGGACATCATGCCGGTATCGCGAATGCCGTTGTGGGAGAACGGCGGCTACTTCGTGCTCACCCAGGAGGTGTTCGACCTGCTTCCCCCCGGCGGTGATCTCGTCGCCGACGCGTGCGGCGCGCTCGCGGGCCAGGGCCGACTGTTCGGTTACCAGCATCTCGGGTTCTGGAAGCCGGCCGACACCTTCAAGGAACGCGCCGAACTCGACGACGCCTACCGCACCGGTAAGCGGCCGTGGATGGTGTGGGAGCAGCACAGGTGA
- a CDS encoding PIG-L deacetylase family protein: MIELSAAPVAEIAILGAHCDDIAIGMGATLLILARRTPGLRVRALVLSGAGTPRAEEELSALRAFCPHADLGLTVLDIPDGRAPAHWDRIKNALNTFRGHTAPDLVFAPHRGDAHQDHRLLAELAPTEFRDQLILGYEILKWETDTPRPTVFHPVPTEVAEEKARLLHKHYPSQAGRDWFDEQAFTGLSRLRGVQCRAQHAEAFVLEKAVIALGGN, translated from the coding sequence GTGATCGAACTGTCCGCCGCGCCCGTGGCGGAAATCGCGATTCTCGGCGCGCATTGCGACGATATCGCGATCGGCATGGGCGCGACGCTGCTCATCCTGGCCCGGCGCACGCCGGGCCTGCGGGTGCGCGCACTGGTGCTCTCCGGTGCGGGCACGCCGCGCGCGGAGGAGGAGTTGTCGGCGCTGCGGGCGTTCTGCCCCCACGCCGACCTCGGCTTGACGGTACTCGACATTCCCGATGGTCGCGCGCCGGCGCATTGGGACCGAATCAAGAACGCCCTCAATACCTTTCGCGGTCACACCGCACCCGATCTGGTGTTCGCACCGCACCGCGGCGACGCACACCAGGATCATCGGCTGCTCGCCGAGTTGGCGCCGACGGAGTTCCGGGATCAGCTGATCCTGGGCTACGAGATCCTCAAGTGGGAGACCGATACACCGCGCCCGACCGTCTTTCATCCGGTGCCGACCGAAGTCGCCGAAGAGAAGGCGCGGCTGCTGCACAAGCACTACCCGTCCCAGGCCGGCCGGGACTGGTTCGACGAGCAGGCCTTCACCGGGTTGTCCCGGTTGCGCGGGGTGCAGTGCCGTGCTCAGCACGCCGAAGCGTTCGTCCTGGAGAAAGCCGTTATCGCCTTGGGAGGCAACTGA
- a CDS encoding NAD-dependent epimerase/dehydratase family protein encodes MRVLVTGHQGYLGTVMVPVLRAAGHDVVGLDTGYFAECVLGELPGDPPGLAVDLRDVTAEQLAGFDAVIHLAALSNDPLGALAPRITYDINHHASVRLAELAKVAGVRRFLYASTCSVYGAGGAELVAEDAPLRPLTPYAESKVRVEDDVAALADDSFSPVFLRNATAFGFSPRLRADIVLNNLVGYAVLTGEVKVLSDGTPWRPLVHAGDIAWAFAGCLTAPIEAIHCRAYNIGTEENNLTVAQIAQAVVEAVPGSRLLITGESGPDPRSYRVDFSAARRELGFKAWWSVPAGAAQLYQEYTTRGLTSDAFFHRFTRLAHLERLRDSGVLDESMRRLTPSTRS; translated from the coding sequence ATGCGGGTATTGGTCACCGGACACCAGGGGTACCTCGGCACGGTCATGGTCCCGGTGCTGCGCGCCGCCGGCCACGATGTGGTCGGGCTGGACACCGGGTATTTCGCGGAATGCGTGCTGGGCGAGTTGCCGGGCGATCCGCCCGGCCTCGCGGTCGACCTCCGCGATGTCACCGCGGAACAGCTGGCGGGTTTCGACGCCGTGATCCATCTGGCGGCGCTGTCCAACGATCCGCTGGGCGCGCTCGCACCGCGGATCACCTACGACATCAATCATCACGCCTCGGTGCGGCTGGCCGAGCTCGCGAAAGTGGCTGGCGTGCGACGGTTTCTCTACGCGTCGACCTGCTCGGTGTACGGGGCGGGCGGCGCGGAGCTGGTGGCCGAGGACGCCCCGCTGCGACCGCTGACGCCCTACGCCGAGAGCAAGGTACGGGTGGAAGACGATGTCGCGGCCCTGGCCGATGACAGCTTCTCCCCCGTATTCCTGCGCAACGCGACGGCTTTCGGATTCTCCCCCCGCCTGCGCGCCGACATCGTGCTGAACAACTTGGTCGGCTACGCGGTACTCACCGGCGAGGTGAAAGTTCTCTCCGACGGCACACCGTGGCGGCCGCTGGTGCACGCCGGGGATATCGCCTGGGCGTTCGCGGGCTGCCTCACCGCGCCGATCGAGGCGATCCACTGCCGGGCCTACAACATCGGGACCGAGGAGAACAACCTGACCGTCGCCCAGATCGCGCAAGCCGTCGTCGAGGCGGTGCCGGGATCACGACTGCTGATCACGGGCGAAAGCGGGCCGGACCCGCGCTCGTACCGGGTCGACTTCTCGGCCGCGCGCCGCGAACTCGGGTTCAAAGCCTGGTGGAGCGTGCCCGCGGGCGCGGCGCAGCTGTATCAGGAGTACACCACGCGCGGGCTCACCAGCGACGCCTTCTTCCATCGGTTCACCCGGCTCGCACATCTGGAGCGGCTGCGCGACAGTGGCGTGCTGGACGAGTCGATGCGCAGACTCACCCCCTCCACACGGTCCTGA
- a CDS encoding dTDP-4-dehydrorhamnose 3,5-epimerase family protein yields the protein MRIERCDLADVLLLIPQPHRDDRGLFTRTFDAEIFDDYLDAPGTAASFLQDSQSRSARGVVRGMHGRAGRGEAKLVRCANGAVHDVLVDIRPHSPTFGRQQAFRLDDIDFHTLYVPPGFLHGFQALSAYADVCYRIDRAHEPAEDLGVAYDDPELGIEWPMPVSIVSARDAAAGSWEHLLRTVWRG from the coding sequence GTGCGTATCGAGCGATGCGATCTGGCGGATGTGCTGCTGCTGATCCCGCAGCCCCACCGCGATGACCGCGGCCTGTTCACCCGAACCTTCGACGCCGAGATCTTCGACGACTATCTCGACGCCCCCGGCACTGCCGCGAGCTTCCTGCAGGATTCCCAATCCCGTTCCGCGCGTGGGGTTGTCCGCGGTATGCACGGGCGCGCCGGGCGCGGCGAGGCGAAACTGGTCCGCTGCGCCAACGGCGCGGTGCACGATGTCCTGGTCGACATCCGTCCGCATTCGCCGACTTTCGGCCGGCAGCAGGCGTTCCGGCTCGACGACATCGACTTCCACACCCTCTACGTGCCGCCCGGCTTCCTGCACGGCTTTCAGGCGCTGTCGGCCTACGCCGATGTCTGCTACCGGATCGATCGTGCGCACGAGCCGGCCGAGGACCTGGGCGTCGCCTACGACGACCCCGAACTCGGTATCGAGTGGCCGATGCCGGTGAGCATCGTCTCGGCCCGCGACGCCGCGGCAGGCAGCTGGGAGCATCTGCTCAGGACCGTGTGGAGGGGGTGA
- a CDS encoding class I SAM-dependent methyltransferase gives MIVCRGCGGSVLRPVLDLGKVPAADHFPPAETPVEASETAHPLRMDACADCGLAQLAEDDTRAEEPRGVEPLALREQAADAVRRVAGLLRGNTVREFGSPHGGTWVPLLRAHRFSEVSGVADVVLDCFGIMHEPDQRAAFAERAAATAPDGVLLLQYHSLATIVAAGQWNALRHGHFAYYSLAVLRRLLAAAGMSVIAAWQFDLYGGTVLLAAVHGDAEPDAGVHTVLAAEARHLDIAAVRRLQQVTDAHAAALRGWLEAQCVQGRRVYAYGAASRAVALFSLAGVHHGLLTAVADASPAKHGRRMPGTDVPIVAPAELLSAQPDSILLTLPDLLPEVRERFPELAGRWYLDDPDGPRKGG, from the coding sequence GTGATTGTGTGCCGGGGATGCGGGGGCAGCGTGCTGCGACCGGTGCTGGACTTGGGGAAAGTACCTGCGGCGGACCACTTTCCGCCCGCCGAGACCCCCGTCGAAGCGAGCGAGACAGCACACCCGCTGCGCATGGATGCGTGCGCGGATTGCGGGCTGGCGCAGCTGGCGGAGGACGACACCAGGGCCGAGGAACCGCGCGGGGTGGAGCCACTGGCGTTGCGGGAGCAGGCCGCGGACGCCGTGCGGCGGGTCGCCGGGCTGCTGCGCGGAAATACGGTGCGCGAGTTCGGAAGTCCGCACGGCGGAACCTGGGTGCCGCTCTTGCGCGCGCACCGGTTCAGCGAAGTGAGCGGAGTCGCGGACGTGGTGCTCGACTGCTTCGGCATCATGCATGAACCAGACCAGCGAGCGGCCTTCGCCGAACGGGCAGCCGCCACCGCTCCCGACGGCGTGCTGCTGCTCCAATACCACTCACTGGCCACAATCGTCGCGGCCGGACAGTGGAACGCGTTGCGGCACGGTCACTTCGCGTATTACTCGCTCGCGGTGCTGCGCCGGTTGCTGGCCGCGGCCGGGATGAGCGTGATCGCGGCTTGGCAGTTCGACCTGTACGGCGGAACCGTGCTGCTGGCCGCCGTACACGGCGACGCCGAACCCGATGCCGGCGTGCACACCGTCCTAGCCGCCGAGGCGCGGCACCTGGATATCGCCGCCGTGCGACGCCTGCAGCAGGTCACCGACGCGCATGCCGCGGCACTGCGCGGCTGGCTGGAAGCACAGTGCGTGCAAGGCCGCCGGGTCTACGCCTACGGCGCGGCTTCGCGCGCCGTAGCGCTGTTCAGCTTGGCGGGTGTGCACCACGGGCTGCTCACCGCGGTGGCCGACGCGTCCCCCGCCAAGCATGGCCGCCGCATGCCGGGCACCGATGTCCCGATCGTCGCACCGGCCGAACTGCTGTCGGCGCAACCGGATTCGATCCTGCTGACGCTACCCGACCTGCTACCGGAGGTCCGCGAGCGCTTTCCCGAACTCGCGGGCCGGTGGTACCTGGACGACCCGGACGGACCTCGGAAAGGAGGATGA